The genomic segment gctcgttggCAGGCTCTGCagcttgttgacgagctgacCGTCTGACCCAGGTGTGCTGGAGCGGGGCGACATGTAAACTTGCAGGGCCATGGTCCCTGAGGACccgggttgggaaacactggtgtcGTGGTTAGAGCTCTTTTCTGTGTAGCAAGAAGACttcgggttcgagccccggggTCACTCTGCATGGAGGTCccatgttctcccagtgtgcgtgggttttctctggacTCTCCGGcgtcctcccgcagtccaaaaacatgcacacatatggggattaggtcagcTGGACACGctaaactgactgtaggtgtgagagtgaatggttgtttgtccctgtgatgaactggtgatctgtccaggctgTGACCCCCTGACTATCGCCCTAtattggcacagccccccctgtagaaagatggatggataaactATGACGTGaagataaataattaaatataataatgacGAAAGAAATGaacgtttgtgtgttttattctgaaaaaccaCAATTTAAGGCGGACTTGCCCGTAGCAAAATGGTGGACGTGCTGACGTAACGTGTCGGTGTTCACCTTTGATTAAAGGTCTTCTCTGTATCTGGTTCTTTGACTTTGAGTCATTTGCGTCACTGATCTTTTCAGAAAGTCCTAAACACGAGTGCGCTGAATAAAATCTGTGCGCCTCCGCTCCTGAAGGTGGCGCCGGTCGACGCTAAACCTACTTCCGTCACCGTTTCTGTCACAAAGTAAATAAGATGGCGTCCGGCAGTGGGGTGAGTCTCTGCCCTGGGAAGGATTTTTGtgttaaaagtgtaaaatataTCGACTGTAAGACATTCTGGGAGTGTCACGTGTCTAATTGTTTCGGAGAGATATTATCGGCGCAGATGAATCACacgtaaatgtttttaaaaaccacGTTTCTCGCGTTCCGTCCCGGCGCCCGAGCTAACACAGCTAACAAGGTTTCGCCTGCTGAACACACACCAAAGTAAAGGTTTTcgcttttaatttgaaacgTCTGCGTTGTTTGCTGTTATCGCACATCGAGTTATGTATGTGTGATAACTTTAACTCAACACAACACCACGATAAATCCAAAGATTAATCCAAAAATGTATCCTGTGTGCGTCTGTGCTAACTGTGAGCAGCCAAACAGAAAGACTTCCTGTTctcttcagaataaaagcccgaACAAATAAACACGTATGTTTACGTTTTGGCAGAAGGTGGAGTAAAAGTCACCTAAAATAATTGAGAAAGTTAATATCTAGGGCTGCAAcctggaaatgaggatgttctTAAACGTctatgtttttgttcacaaacttGAATTctccagttttaatgatttctctgtaacatggagcaaagagacaaggacattcacatttaagaagctgaaaaatcagagaaactgaTCATCAAAATGGTGAATTTAGTAATGAATTGGTCAAATTATTGTTGTGGCATGATAAtgattttgtgtctgcactgcagggCAAGTTTTATTGACTTTGCAGCATTTATACATGTCAACTTGCATCATAATTTACAGTAATCATTAAATTATTATTGGCTCgtgctgcagtaaaaaaaaaaagactgacctGTTATTCAATCAGTTTAACATTTACTTTCACTATTAATCAGgttaaaaagacaaatcagAAGGAAAGAGTTTGAGTTTCATATTAAACAGTATCATCTGTTTCATTGtcacttttctctttctccttcagtCCAATAAGAACGACTTCCGTCGGAAGTGGGACAAAGATGAGTATGAAAACCTGGCACAGAAACGAATCACTGAGGAGCgagacaaggagaggagagatggtgaggagagagcgagagagagaacgtCACTGAGTATAACAAATGAAAGAGGACGACGGTGTTGAGATGCAGGACACTGTGTCTTCTTCTCCtcgtctttctctttgttttctttcctctcagaTGTTTTCATTCTAACGtttacttttctctctctctcaggaaaAGTGGCTCCTCCCGTCAAGCGGGAACTCCTGCGTCACAGAGACTACAAAGTGGACCTGGAGTCCAAACTGGGGAAGACCATCGTCATCACCAAGACCACGCCTCAGGCGGAGATGGGCGGGTACGAGCACTTTCATCATCTCAGCTCCGTGTCAGCAGTTCACTGTTTTACACCAACACAACATCGACAGGGCCTTAGAGCGTCCAAAGATCCACAGTTTTGCCTTAAATTTGGTGATAACAGGCCAATTTACCCTTAAATCCAGCATTTAAAGGTCTTAACTTTACAAATAATCCTTAAATCCTGCATTAAAATTTCTTAACTTTACAATTAACCCTTAAATCCTGAGTTAAGAGGTCTTATAAATAACCAACCTTAAATCCTACATTTCAAAACCTTAGCAACGATGATGAAGAAACACAAGTGTGAATGGACAACTGGTCTGAATTTGATCAATCATACGTTTCTTCTTTTGTCGTTGGCGTGTTCTTCCtcgctctgattggctgtctcctcctcctcctcttctctttcagtTATTACTGTAACGTCTGTGACTGTGTCGTCAAAGACTCCATCAACTTTCTGGATCACATCAACGGGAAGAAACGTGAGTTCGCATcggatccacacacacacacacacacacacacacacacacacacaagcatataACCtgttagtatgtgtgtgtgtgtgcagaccaGAGGAACCTGGGCATGTCGATGCGTGTTGAGCGCTCGTCTCTCGATCAGGTGAAGAAACGTTTCGAGGTGAACaagaagaagctggaggagaagcaGAAGGAGTACGACTTTGAAGAGCGGATGAAGGAGCTGAGGGAGGAGGTGAGCGGGAGGGAGAGGGGTCTAACATCAGCTGACCAGggaatcactcactctcccacaccaaagttcatagagaaaatcggtgattttagctcacatagacgcaggagctgctggtcctctgctgcctcgtgtggtgactttgtgtcactgagttaaatctgaacaaaggttttcaaaagCCAaggtgacaaaataagacattagaacttagtgatggaggcagcagtggatcaacaactcctgtgtgtgtgtgacgtagAGGATAGAAAGAATCACAAATGATTTTGTCGTGTTTGTTTCGTCAGGAGGAGAAAGCAAAGGCGTACAAGAAAGAGAAGCAGAAGGAGAGGAAGCGGCGGGCGGAGGGCGACGTGGACTTCGAGGTGGACGAGGACATGGCGGCAGTGATGGGTTTCTCCGGCTTCGGCTCGTCAAAGAAGAGTCACTGACGCCTCGCTGTGAAACCTCAGGACACGACTGACGCCTCCGTCAGGCTCCTTCAAACATTCACAGCCACGCGCTCTTATTTTGGTAGTTCAAACTGTCCGTGTGTTGTGGCGACATTTCCCGCTGCAGCTTCCTGTCAGAGACACGCGTGTCAGCGGGCTGAAGAGTCGCCGAAGAACGACGGACAGACACGTGGAATTGAGACCAATAAAAAATCTGCAGTGTGGAAAATAATGGCAAAGGACACCAAACGTTGAAAACAGCTGCAccacttttatttctgtctctgttatttgctgaatttattttaataaactttgtttttgttctgggTTGTTTTTGTCTCCCTTTTCTGCTTTCAGCGTGTGTCAGTGAACGCACCACGGGGACACAAGCTCGTCCTCAACCTGGAGTCACAGTTTTCCCTCAAATCAAGCATGGCCGACGTTCCCCGTGAAGACGGCGTCGTTTCAGGGGGGTTCCGCCTGGACGGACAGATTTCCCCACACaaaaattcggtggaactccaTTTTCACCTGAGGTGGCGCTCTAGAGCCCTGGAACTATGCCGATATCACATCttcaccagacctgacctctgTGCCACATTTAAAGAGTGTTTATGCAGGTTAACGCCCTCAAACATGACCACAAAGATAGAATAATCTGAAGGAATAAACGGCAGATTATGTCCCGTCGCACAGGGTCAAGGGTTAGAGTGGTGGAGCTATGACATCACCGTTTTCCTAAAGTAGCGTATTCGCCGTCTCAGTGGAAACAGGAGGCcggttgttttaaaaaatatatggtTACAGGTTCCCGAAAATGCCATCACCATGTGGACGGCCCATTTATCTTAAATCTGATTCTCTGAAAGGCAAAATTAAGggtttttttcactgaaaagacaaaaaatccTGACACGACTCAGACGGAGTCATAATAtgacacaaatacagtatgtaggCTTTAAGTAAAAGTGTTAAGTGAGTTTTTAAGATATTTTCACAGATACAAAAACCTAACCGGACCAGATCTCGTCTTGTGTCACAATATACATAgatatctccctctctctctctccatatgtatatatacatatatatatacatatacacatatatatatgtatatgtatatatgtacatacatatgagtgtgtgttatttaattcCAAGTGCAGTTTTGAACAAACTTAAATTCAGACCTCCAGAAGTTAAgtttattattaagtattaagttcttgctgagtcagcatttcaagctaatgaatacaaaaaaaccGTTTCACCTCTAAATAAATCTGCGCCCAGGTGAATCGCGtaggccccgccccctccgcGCAGGTGCGTCTCATTAAAAAGCTGCGAAAGCGCAATAATGGCGTCTGTCCGTCTGAAGAGAAGGCGCCAAACCTGCACCGCAGAAAAAGACATGTCATCGAGTGGCGTGGAAACGGCAGCTCAGAGCCCGCTGCTCTCCTCCAGGTCGGTACCGACTCTTCACACTGCACAGTAACCCGGGACAAGCCCGGGACAAGCCCGCCTGCCGCCTCACGCTTCATTGAACGTGTCCAGTCACTCTGCTGCCAGACCTCATTGACAAAACCGGTACCCGCCATGTCGTCTCGTAGATAATTAACCATCTTAGCCAGTTCACAGCCTTTTACTTGTGCGTTTTGTTGGACAGTGAATAGAGCCGAATCAGCTGTGGTCACCTCCAGTTCAGTGTGAACCCGTGACTGTGCAGGAAATATCGCGGAGTCACTGAAAAACTGGCGAAACGTGAAAAAACGTGAACATTCCAAGTGAGGTTCTGCACATGAGGAGGCGTCTTTCTGTCCCCTTTTTCAAGGCTGATTTATTTCAGTCAAATCATTGATGATGTTAATGAAAGTTAAAATGTCACTCATGTgattagtaaataaataataataataataatgtttttttttaaagataaaaatataaatcaaacTACAGGCCGTGATTCATTTGCTtccttgtatttatttgttgatAAATCTTAAGGAATAAACATAAGCAACAGCAGGAAGTGAAATATTTATCTTGAATTTAATCTTTCTTTAAAATttgtgtgaatttttttttttttttgatgaaatgaGCAAAACCAAAAATGACCCTTTTAtaatatgcaaataaatgttgtggtttttctGTCTGGGTAAATTGGGGAATGAGTTCTGGACGGACAGTGACTCCAAGCTCGCTATGACTTTctgt from the Solea solea chromosome 4, fSolSol10.1, whole genome shotgun sequence genome contains:
- the zmat2 gene encoding zinc finger matrin-type protein 2; this translates as MASGSGSNKNDFRRKWDKDEYENLAQKRITEERDKERRDGKVAPPVKRELLRHRDYKVDLESKLGKTIVITKTTPQAEMGGYYCNVCDCVVKDSINFLDHINGKKHQRNLGMSMRVERSSLDQVKKRFEVNKKKLEEKQKEYDFEERMKELREEEEKAKAYKKEKQKERKRRAEGDVDFEVDEDMAAVMGFSGFGSSKKSH